GATGTGCATTTCCACTAATATTCATCACTACTAGTGATGGAATAATACTTGATGACATGACGGAAGttgattggaagttgtgagtgagtaatgagtgatgagtgatgaccacccctaccccTAATATGTGTTACCTTACAAAAAATCTTATTTTGCTTGTCAATATCATACGATGTATATCTTATTGACCGAAAAGTAGACTTACTAACTATATGGTCAACAATGGAATGATGTGGCCTTTATAAAACTGCGAATAGAAAATAGTTTTTCTCATCTTTCAAGCACTTCCACTCTCACCCTATCTTCTCGTATCCTAGACACAAGTAAAAATGCTTACACAAGCGAGTGTCACCCTTTCCCCCCTTGAATCCATTCAAAACCATCTTCTTGATGATAATTTAGAGGTTTTTGCTAATAATTACCAAAACCATGATagcttttcattttcaatctttgaTATCAATGATTGGAGTTTTCTCCAGGCCTCTTACGAAGCATCCCTAAACATCGAAAATAACTCCAACTTTTCTATGGAATTCAGTTCATCAAATTCAACCGACTTTTTTAGCTCTAGCCTCATGTCTCCAAATACAGTAGATGATCCACCTGAACATTTACCAAATCTAGATGATTTCGACGCATATGATTTTTTAGTTGATATGGGAAACCATGAATGTGGAAATTCATCTCATACTCAAAATAACACTCAGCAAATGTTTCAAAACACCAATTTAGATGAATTCATAGACATTCCAGCAATTTGCACAGAACCACAACCTCAGTTATCTCCTGCCACCTTGTCTAATCTCACAGCCATCGACAAAAGAACCGAGAAAACTGCAAACAAACCTCTAAAACTGGATTTCTCGAGCGGGCAAGTCATTCCAATTGGCGATGAAGCTCCGCTTACAGTGAAGGATAGCCTTCCTAGTAATGGGGATGGGATTCAAGCTAAAAAAGTATCCTTATTGCCTAACAGAAGTTACAGAGGTGTAAGATGGCGACGATGGGGGAAGTTCACTGCAGAGATGAGGAACCCAGAGAAGAAAGGTAAAAGATTGTGGCTAGGGACCTATGACACACCCGAAGAAGCCGCCTTGGCGTATGATCGAGCAGCTTTTAAGCATCGTGGTTCTCATGCTTTGCTTAATTTTCCACATATGATTGGGTTGCACAAAGAAAATCCCAAAAGTCCTAAAGGAAAAAAGCGACATATAGGGAAATCTTAGTCCCCATGATCAACTTCTTCTTCATTGGAGACTTTATAACTGTTCGATAGGATAATAAGCAAAACTTCTAGTAATTGGGGTTTATGAAATACATAGGTGACAAGTACAATAAAGTCCCAATGTAATGCATTTAGGATTGCACTATACCATAATGCTTCATTTAGAATCAAATTGTTGTAAGCAACCTGTTGGCATTAAGGGATACCAGACCATATAATATATGTAATATGATCTCGGATTACCTCATATACAAACTGTTGTTTTgagaacttttctttcttctgaAACTAGTTTTCTCAAAAAGGCCCCTCCAACATCCTGTAGTCACAGGCCGCACACGTTTGTTTAGATAAAACCCAAATAAAAGAAATATTGTTATCATATAGACTATACTTAGTTGAGATAATAATAAAACCAACAATTCAAAACCAAATCATTATTTACATATTAATTAACTAGAGGATTTCATGAAACATAAAATCGAAACCAAAATAACTAAAATTCTAGACTTAGTTGAGATAATAATAAAACTAACAATTCAAATAAAGAACTCACCCTCGAGTTCTAGGAGTAAAGAGTTTTACTTGATGAGTTATTTTTGTTTCTGTACCTTGATAAATTTCCCCATTGTCACCTTTGATATTTCCATACTTGTTATATGGACATAAATGATGTTATCATTTTCTTTGTATTTGTTCTTTTCTTCGTGTGTTTCCGTTATCTTTTTTAACAGTCTTTTGTGACCTCTTGCATTGTCTTTGAAGCTTCTTTAAGATTGTAGTCAACATCTATAAATTCCTTGCGAGATTCATCCTTTTCAATATtaagattatatataaatatttcaCTTCACGTAAAAAGTCACAATAAGATATGCGCCTCTTCATGTTGACAAGATGTCAACAACGACGACTAGTGCTATCATTATCTCCTTTGCTCACATTGGGGTGTTGAATAGCACTATGGTAACCACCCTCGATACTTTCATGAATGTTTTTGCCACCTACCATCATGGCACATAGTTCGTTAATGATCATGTCAAGTATGTGGGTGTTAGTAGCGTGATGGCCTCTAACGTCCACACTACAAACCACTGTAATCATACAGGTAATAGTAAATAGCGGTAGTGatggtggtaataataataataatgagatAGCAACTTCAGACTTTTCAAGATGGAGAAAGAATATAAAACAAGAAAGAAATGAGAGAGCAACTTCAGACTTTTTAAGATGGAGAAAgaaaatataaaacaataaaGAATATTTTGAACTTTCCTTTGTCTTCAACACATGCAATTTAAACCCTAGTTTCAAATGATTATAAGTTAATTGATCCAACAAAAATGTGGGTTTATGAAAGGGATTTTGAGTTCTTAATACTAGATTACAAAATATACTTGTTGACAACTAAACTATTCTTGATACCCCATATTAAATAGATTTAATTAAATGTATACCAAGACGTAACCATACTAATAATATTAGTAACATAAtagcaaaaaaaaataatactaGTTATAGTATCACTAACACTAATAATAAGGtaatagggtgtggtcatgactctTATAGTCACTATGATCCTTCACATCAGCGTCATGTCACTCACTTCTAATCTATCATTCAAAACCACTACTCTAAGGGTGTGATCATGACCCAAAACCACTATTCTCGTATTTTAACttatttttgtgaaaaggaaaAGTAATTATTGAAAAAGGAAAGGAGGCctatggttgccatggtttaatccatgccaaccatggtgGATGAGGCAAGGGAATTGTGTAGCAATCCATTAATGTTCCTACGTGGTGATTCATGACCCAACCCATGCCCCCCACAACCTTCAGCTTACAATAATAGCAACACAATATGTTAGCacgtatatgtgtatatatgttttatgTATAGATTACGATTGTTTTTAGTTTAGATATATCTGTTTCCATATCTGTAGTATAGATTACAAATGTTTTTAGTTTAGGTATATGTGTATATGTTATATGTATATATTACGATTGTATATCCCTATGTAATGAGTTCTTCATGTTATATATGATATATAGAAACCATCCCGAATATCACACACGTTTATGCAATCAAAGCCACAACGTGTAAACCCTAACACCCACCACCGTGTTTTCTGCTTTGATTTACCATGGTCGACGGCAAAAGCGATGATAAACAGTCATCCTCTGGTGACCAGGGTAGGGCCAAACCCCTTCATCCGATGCATTCGGTCACCAGCAAATAACACAAGGTTCGAGCTCTTGACGCATCTAAGGTCACGTACTCCTATTGGTTTAAGCTTTTCATGCTTCACCCAAAAGGAAACGAAGTCCTTCACCACATCGATGGAACATATCCTCTCACAGAAACGGATCCAGATTTTGACTCATGGGCCAAAATCGACTCCATAGTTCTGCAATGGATTATGGAACACTATCCGACGATCTTCTCGTCAGTATACTAGGAACCGACACTACTACTAGAGCCGCTTGGGTtatactcatgttcttctttggAAGAATATTGTACAAAACTCGTGCTGCCACGCTCGAACACGTGTTCACGAACCTTAAGTtatactcatgttcttctttggAAGAATATTGTACAAAACTCAAGGAAATCAGTGAACAATTGAATTTTTTTATCAACTCGTACCGGAAAAGTCGTCTGGTTCTTAAACTTGCTCATGGTCTACCACCCGAATACATGGTGGTGGTTGTCTTAATTAATTAACAATGCCCCCTCGTGGGATCTTGCTAGAGACGTTATGAAGAGGGAATCACAATGCTTGACATCCCTCAATGCTTCCCCAGTGTTGCTCACATCTACCCCCCCTCACGCTCAACCCCGCATCAGCCTGCACCACAACCTACACACAACCCAGACCAATCACAACCATGTTGTGGGTGCGGTCGTGGTCGTTGGAAGGGAAACCGAAACAATGGCGGCAATAGTGGTGGGGATATGGTCTATCATTAGGTCCTCCTCTAAACTCGTTTTTTTTAACGGTGACTAGCTAGAAGATCCCACCTTGTCCGTACCCTACTCAACTAGCTGGATAACCCAACGCTCCAAACAAGTGGCCCAATCAATGGAACTCGTCGTCTGGACCAAATGCACAACAGGCCCATTTGGCCAACATGCTTTGCAACTAGCCCAACTGATCAGCTTACAAAGCCTTGAGCCCAACTGACCTTGGCCCACCTTTAAAGAACATGCAAGAAAACTATTTGGGTCATCCATGGAATTTTGACACAGGAGTGTCATCTTATGTCACTAAGGAACAATGAACAATTCAAAACCCTTTGTCTGTTCGTAAATTTACACGCGACAATAAGGTGTCAATTAAGTTTGACCAGTTGGTTTTActttgaaggatctcaagactaGCAAGGCATTTTCCCGCCATAATAGCATAGCATGAGGGACCTCTGTAACGCTTTACATTTTTTGTACTTTCCTTATTCAGAAAGTGTACTCGTATTTGTATTTATGGAAATTTGTATTCGTATCATGTTCGTATACCATTTCCAATTTTGTAATTCGAGACTTTGATCGCAATGAAATTCATGCTATATACATACATGTTATACTTACAATCAATCATAAAATACGTGTTTACTTGCAAACCGACACTTGTTATACGTGCAAATAATGATTTGACTTAGTCTATAGTTAAAGTACCAAACTTGACCATTCTTGAATTCTCATGATTAAAATACTTACATTCTTCCTATTTTGTTTCTTACCTCTTCTTTTGTCTTAAATTATATATGCCTTTttctaaggctaacacaatacacacatgaaGACACTCACATTTCACAAACATGATGATTTTCACCAAAAGTGGGCGTGAGAACCCACACCTTTTGGTGAAGTCCCTCATTCCACGTATTCCATTTTTCACGAAATTacgccatcaagttaggagtgaaatccacatcttgatGGAAAATTACCCATCCAGACTCTAGTGAACTCTTACTAATAAGTCAGGATTTACTTCCTTAACCCGTTCGGTGAGTACTAACCACTCTTAGGATACGATGTTGCCAAGTAAGGGGTGAAACCCACATCTTGACAACTAGTCCCACTTCTCGATTTTCAATCCCGCCAAAGTCTCAAATTTTCGATCGACTagggacatgtagtaactggaagggtgaatgtcGTTAACTGCTCCTCGGTGAGAGTAttctacctattaggccaaaacatgtcGAAAGAACATTCGATCACTTTGGGATAGTCTTAGTTTTGTTCCGAGACACTCCCAGTTTTACATTGAATCTCTTTTATGTCATATCCATTTTAATGTGTTTTTATACTTGATACTTCATTTGTTTCAAAGCTGAAGCACAAATTGCATGACGTGGTTGCGCGTGTGTACGCATTTTTGCTATATTTTTAAGTACCGTTTTTactcttttatcatgttttaaatttataaaacacaatataacTCTTTCATTCTCTACAACACACTAAGGCAAGTGCAACCATtgttggcgtagtatagtgatggtaagataccgaggtcgtccaaggacacaagagcttttaataccagaATATCAtcgacgtctaatctaaccaaattttgagtAAAGAATTTGGTAAGTAAATAAggaaactaaataaataaataaataaaagaacaaatagacaagatagaatcacttggttccgactcatcatttatgtatcctttgatgatttctgcactttgggctttttaaaagattatcttagttatagtggcatgtccaTCTTTTGGAGGCAAAGCTACCCTcaaccatattggtctgagtcagcagggatacagtcccgcatggattattgaaagataattaaataagttattaatgcaaaatgtggcatgtcctTCTTTTGTAGGCAACGTTACCTTCGGCCATATTGGCTTGAgatagcagggatacagtcccacatggccagtttaaagttttaatagtagcttatttataagggattcaagctgttcttacttcccccgatttgatgctatctacctcaaaggaagtcctaataagcttgaatcaagtccttgcaggatctatacactgaacgaggcaagaactttactCAAACCACCCTTCTATCCCCCTTCCAAGCAGTTAACATGATTTGTATAGACCGTAAAGATACGAATGAGTGAATTAACAAAACATTAAGAGATCGtagaataaagttcactttcaatataaaagaAATTAGTTATTAAAATCATTAATACATACCAAATTAAAAAGTTACCAAAGcctggaaatcaaaagtaatacatatatgatttgtcttcaccaagtgatgtaagagattagctaagtatggcctttgtttgacaaaaactcttacgatcaatatttgatcccgagactactacgcCCATTCTAAGGATGGATGATGAATGAATGTGGTGGATGACGGTGGTATTATAGTAGtggagtggtggcaggtgtgagagaagtggtttgccaagggatgagttgtaagtaaaccaagcacctctatttatagctgaaaacagTAGGTTTACATGGCCCCTTGCCAGGTAGGCCCGACCCCATGCCCTTCTCCTACTCTGTCTTCTTTTAATGCTCTTGTCAGTCCAGATGCTCACATGGGCTCGTGTTTAAATGGCACGGCCCCGTGACCCTTGTACTTGCTGTACGATCACAGATTTGCAAATATGAGAGTTGACAACAGCCCATGTCCATGAGACACGTCCCCGTGTCCCTTGTCTGCttttgtttgtctttttcttcatggaatctTTGGTGGGGCACGACCCTATGTCCGATAGGCACGACCCATGCTTAGCTtcttttttgttgtttttggtcTTGGGGTGAAGTTCGAAAGGTCAGTATGGTGTATCAACATCCCTTTCTTTGTATTCATGTCTGTCTTTTTTtgccgttaatttgttccttttgtacatTGAAGCTCTTTTAATCCcgaaaatcaaaagtatacaaagcaacgcattttttccaacattagtactaaaaaggttgattttataccttatttgatataatttatatgtcaCATTTGGTGCATATTAAATACCCCCATACTTGAATCTttacttgtcctcaagcaaaactctttagtattgcttacacacccaaatggaataggtTGAAGAGAAGTTTTCAGGTCTTGTTTATAGAGTGTCCGGATCcaatttctttttattcttatttttattttatttacaatcctatttgaCATGATTTATTTTAATACGTTTTcagaaaaataaatatttttgggcATAACTTatcttttaaaatttcatttagcTATATATACGTTCACATACCTCACAAGtggtcactcaacactcggctgaAGATGTATAAGTGAAACCCTCGGTCCTGGTATGGGACATACTC
This is a stretch of genomic DNA from Helianthus annuus cultivar XRQ/B chromosome 16, HanXRQr2.0-SUNRISE, whole genome shotgun sequence. It encodes these proteins:
- the LOC110919977 gene encoding ethylene-responsive transcription factor 5 — its product is MLTQASVTLSPLESIQNHLLDDNLEVFANNYQNHDSFSFSIFDINDWSFLQASYEASLNIENNSNFSMEFSSSNSTDFFSSSLMSPNTVDDPPEHLPNLDDFDAYDFLVDMGNHECGNSSHTQNNTQQMFQNTNLDEFIDIPAICTEPQPQLSPATLSNLTAIDKRTEKTANKPLKLDFSSGQVIPIGDEAPLTVKDSLPSNGDGIQAKKVSLLPNRSYRGVRWRRWGKFTAEMRNPEKKGKRLWLGTYDTPEEAALAYDRAAFKHRGSHALLNFPHMIGLHKENPKSPKGKKRHIGKS